A window of the Branchiibius hedensis genome harbors these coding sequences:
- a CDS encoding ArsR/SmtB family transcription factor — MPDVPDLDRILAAANPVRLSIIERLVAFGPHTQRQLTTALPQASGSIKYHLRILENAGYIDTLPDGKFAIHRSGVTTETDAGGRSDEGELEAAQAALERLVVQRRLDRVQVWMKEKDHAPADWGSQQVSSDFILRLTPDELRQLGEAVDAAIAPFQEITAARAAGSGELDGVRAVFAMVMAFPLGVADDGS, encoded by the coding sequence GTGCCTGACGTACCGGACCTCGATCGCATCCTGGCGGCGGCCAACCCGGTGCGGCTGAGCATCATCGAGCGACTGGTCGCCTTTGGGCCGCACACGCAGCGGCAGTTGACGACTGCGCTCCCGCAAGCTTCGGGCAGTATCAAGTACCACCTGCGGATCCTGGAGAACGCCGGGTACATCGACACGTTGCCTGATGGGAAGTTCGCAATCCACCGCAGCGGTGTCACCACCGAAACCGATGCTGGTGGCAGGTCCGACGAGGGCGAACTAGAGGCTGCTCAGGCGGCTTTGGAGCGATTGGTGGTTCAGCGCCGCCTTGACCGAGTCCAGGTGTGGATGAAGGAGAAGGATCATGCGCCCGCAGACTGGGGCAGCCAGCAGGTCAGTTCTGACTTCATTCTGCGACTTACACCGGACGAACTACGGCAGCTCGGCGAGGCCGTCGATGCTGCGATTGCTCCGTTCCAGGAAATCACGGCTGCCCGGGCGGCCGGCTCTGGCGAGTTGGACGGGGTGAGGGCGGTTTTCGCGATGGTCATGGCATTTCCGTTAGGCGTCGCTGACGACGGATCCTGA
- a CDS encoding radical SAM protein — protein MRILPEHGGYHWVFNDSVRMKVPAHLMPSGVPPEIVRRAFDQATTTPGTFSATVLPTQNCQLACPFCIQNVTVPREGARADRVSSARMVPELASQTADYIRRRSIRSGVTNTRLMLFGGEPLLALDACQTLLNEVVADSALIWTNGVLLDSRRLDILAESGLDTVYVSFDGGPESHDQTRRMITGRGTYDTIVRNILTGALRHPQMRWVIRTSAMPSTMTGQSRLLEDLSALPAGDRVAAYVIGLVDDIGIGFDDVAEVSGGAGVELADQIIELNRRALELGFTVSPRTDLANCPFCSDPDFGITVDADGTLYSCWQTAGRSEMAVGTVVDGVNHQAAESNWVRCDFNVRPHADPGAVQRFWDRIDQDVLDTTQELHGD, from the coding sequence GTGCGAATCCTGCCGGAGCATGGCGGCTACCACTGGGTCTTCAACGACTCCGTGCGGATGAAGGTGCCCGCGCACCTCATGCCGTCAGGCGTGCCGCCGGAGATCGTCCGGCGAGCGTTCGACCAGGCAACAACGACTCCGGGCACATTTTCGGCCACTGTCCTGCCAACCCAGAACTGCCAGTTGGCGTGCCCTTTCTGCATCCAAAACGTCACAGTCCCGCGGGAAGGGGCGCGCGCCGACCGGGTTTCCTCAGCAAGAATGGTTCCCGAGCTCGCCTCTCAAACTGCTGACTACATCCGCCGTCGATCTATTCGCTCGGGAGTCACGAACACCCGCCTGATGCTTTTCGGCGGCGAACCATTGCTCGCACTTGACGCCTGCCAAACCCTGCTGAACGAGGTCGTCGCCGACTCGGCGCTCATCTGGACCAACGGGGTCCTACTGGATTCGCGCCGCCTGGACATCCTGGCCGAGTCAGGCTTGGACACGGTGTACGTCAGCTTCGACGGCGGGCCAGAATCTCACGATCAGACTCGCCGGATGATCACGGGCCGCGGCACCTACGACACGATCGTGCGCAACATCCTGACCGGAGCACTGCGCCATCCACAGATGCGCTGGGTGATCAGGACTTCTGCGATGCCATCGACGATGACTGGTCAGTCTCGCCTGTTGGAGGACCTCTCCGCTCTGCCCGCAGGCGATCGCGTTGCCGCGTACGTGATTGGCCTCGTCGATGACATAGGGATCGGTTTCGATGACGTGGCCGAGGTGTCCGGCGGAGCGGGCGTCGAACTCGCCGACCAGATCATCGAGTTGAACCGCAGGGCGCTCGAACTCGGTTTCACGGTGAGTCCACGCACGGACTTGGCGAACTGCCCGTTCTGTTCCGACCCTGACTTCGGTATCACGGTCGACGCCGATGGAACGCTCTACTCCTGCTGGCAGACAGCCGGCCGTAGCGAAATGGCGGTCGGGACCGTCGTTGACGGAGTGAATCACCAAGCAGCCGAGTCCAACTGGGTCCGATGCGACTTCAACGTTCGTCCACACGCCGACCCAGGCGCTGTCCAGCGTTTCTGGGACCGCATTGACCAGGACGTACTCGACACCACGCAGGAATTGCACGGCGACTGA
- a CDS encoding nuclease-related domain-containing protein: MVTTIYGVPGGGLDAGFSGQKVTSRHAIAAAAKAERDTAEILNRIAGVNGAVVLHDVKIPGKYSANIDHIVVTGSSLHLVDSKAWASGFLWTWGGKTRRGTRRFASCDKGTMKLADDMLRAYLMSRAVRFESIYSTVVVWPSSRDGQVSTWAARFPHARLIHSGKLDRLASGWVRRSAPAEERIVAALVPLLVTKPRPSGHDAAGLAQALVNPESW, encoded by the coding sequence ATGGTCACAACGATTTACGGCGTGCCGGGCGGCGGGCTAGATGCCGGGTTCTCCGGGCAGAAAGTCACGAGTAGGCATGCGATTGCGGCAGCAGCGAAGGCGGAACGCGACACCGCTGAGATCCTGAACCGGATTGCGGGGGTCAACGGTGCCGTCGTGCTGCACGACGTGAAGATCCCGGGCAAGTATTCGGCCAACATCGACCACATCGTGGTCACCGGGTCGAGTCTGCACCTGGTTGACTCCAAGGCGTGGGCTTCGGGGTTCTTGTGGACCTGGGGCGGCAAGACCCGGCGCGGCACTCGGCGATTCGCGTCGTGCGACAAGGGCACGATGAAGCTCGCCGACGACATGTTGCGCGCATACCTGATGTCGCGCGCGGTGCGCTTCGAGTCGATCTACTCAACCGTCGTCGTGTGGCCTTCTTCTCGCGACGGCCAAGTGTCCACTTGGGCGGCTCGGTTCCCGCACGCGCGCCTGATCCATTCCGGCAAGTTGGACCGTCTTGCTAGCGGATGGGTGCGCCGGAGTGCGCCTGCTGAAGAACGCATCGTGGCCGCACTGGTCCCCCTGCTGGTTACCAAGCCCAGACCGTCCGGTCACGATGCTGCGGGGTTGGCCCAGGCCCTGGTCAACCCGGAAAGCTGGTAA
- a CDS encoding FtsK/SpoIIIE domain-containing protein, with protein sequence MAQATRRTRNNQPATSLAAPIVLLGALTCVAGAALRLPSVPFLWLSLVVAAWMEPSVILTGPRDPVTKSPTAADDFEQRRYGSYLWWRQMKSALLFPTSLFKPGWPVRTTWVLSVLAGLVAVSLPVAWPVWLKQPAQPDAVPRAINASHLANFICALVLAAALTSVRRTAEQGRPATRFSHVRKVVSTDRIITALAVGALVLVVAAGLVVPGMFGSNDQIGVWLGSFPTAGWAALGLTATLLILHFAATRLAVDQWERVQAVIAEWGPRWEALKVAPAPSVEDVRDGDPFGAVEGLEVVSFTAPPGRSAADIVKQQVKIAAEVGSGAGTFVMTSPVLDGTGAPQPGTADLNRFRILVAAPGTTDLSALPTGEHIELATLLVEAAMTVARTTAAMDPMPIVAVQPLFEPDTQPGARVWATTWSGDLRAVRMSNIPFLMSQTLGVDVQVDHRKGVLYVGDLESVELDGGLRGTIDNLRTEDEWDRNWADGGPTKHRLNLPVAQHVVREVSTLRAGMGSIPITRLPFLVRKGVDPRDYFGTEQRMAAALNAAGFVAITGWPGSGGRPGDRHALGLTIYYAPSQTAVPTTLTLLSSTKPGALQPMSGSNAEAWVAAGIVNTAFTAAKLARPELIDATCLTTPRAAKNQLWEISLRLHDGVTMADVRAKASVMRASLGVPWLRVESIPDGVRLFAGGEPDPAFLVNPGRDVLRLTNLDWSQAFADANLVTVDGSVPTVTSVGALEHNDAVQRLVISLPSGLSAERFKGALAKLATSTNNAFCQAYPSRHGASFIELLVSRTHPLPERVAFDFDAVDAAQRDAVPFATGITGEPVEHRFISDPYALVSGGAGSGKSVTAQGILYGCAVQGMKIVVIDIQKAAIDFAFLADHAIAVATTAHVAAAAMKAVYDEGQQRKKLLTQMRVGNFMDIPEDQRPPRIVVFFDEFTSAMGREVLPDAGNDPELQKVRAEVEADNKARATIGQYTGKVVRELRAVGINLILATQKLDKTVLDKVPGGADLKDNMGRSIFGNASQGAKMSALRNPFDAPSLGDFIPKGRGLWEPLTSPVAEPIQCWFAPQGTDTDVAAPGTFKFELDARVPKLDPSARLDLEPFMPKKEVLPGQIIGDLPPSLRGGDDEPSYDTEEVIEVESFDLDLDLDDLDSGDFDDADRTAQRAVDPEMDRCDADGPVSPALSGTESDPPESSSDQRTEDPPPELDMTFLEDFLADLASGESDDEPVLDTDPFAGDEFAEPESPIPESASGDRPGWPKWTPPPKVTTDDW encoded by the coding sequence GTGGCCCAGGCAACCCGTCGTACTCGCAACAACCAGCCAGCCACCAGCCTTGCCGCCCCGATCGTTCTGCTCGGGGCGCTGACGTGCGTGGCTGGTGCTGCGCTGCGCCTGCCCAGCGTGCCGTTCCTGTGGCTGTCGTTGGTCGTGGCGGCGTGGATGGAACCATCGGTCATCCTGACCGGCCCGCGAGACCCGGTGACCAAGTCCCCGACGGCGGCCGACGATTTTGAGCAGCGTCGCTACGGCAGCTACCTGTGGTGGCGGCAAATGAAGTCGGCCCTGCTGTTCCCAACGTCGTTGTTCAAGCCTGGTTGGCCCGTGCGGACAACATGGGTCCTGAGCGTGCTGGCGGGGCTGGTCGCGGTCTCGTTGCCGGTGGCGTGGCCGGTGTGGTTGAAGCAACCGGCGCAGCCCGACGCAGTTCCGCGGGCGATTAATGCGTCCCACCTGGCCAACTTCATCTGCGCCCTGGTCTTGGCGGCTGCGCTCACCTCGGTGCGCCGCACCGCCGAGCAGGGCCGCCCGGCAACACGGTTCAGCCATGTCCGGAAGGTGGTATCCACCGACCGGATCATCACGGCGCTGGCCGTCGGCGCACTCGTGCTGGTCGTCGCAGCCGGATTAGTCGTGCCGGGCATGTTCGGGAGCAACGACCAGATCGGGGTGTGGCTCGGTTCGTTCCCGACAGCCGGATGGGCAGCGCTGGGGCTCACCGCGACGCTCCTGATCCTGCATTTCGCCGCGACCAGACTGGCGGTCGACCAGTGGGAGCGCGTGCAAGCTGTCATTGCGGAGTGGGGGCCCCGCTGGGAAGCCTTGAAAGTCGCCCCCGCCCCGAGCGTCGAGGATGTCCGCGACGGTGACCCTTTCGGCGCCGTCGAAGGTTTAGAGGTGGTCAGCTTCACCGCCCCGCCCGGCCGGTCGGCGGCCGACATTGTCAAGCAGCAGGTGAAGATCGCCGCCGAAGTGGGTTCTGGCGCAGGCACATTCGTGATGACGTCACCAGTTCTGGACGGCACTGGCGCACCGCAACCGGGAACCGCCGACCTGAACAGGTTCCGGATCCTGGTGGCCGCGCCTGGTACCACTGACCTGTCGGCGCTGCCAACCGGTGAGCACATCGAACTGGCGACCTTACTGGTCGAGGCGGCGATGACGGTGGCTCGCACAACAGCGGCCATGGACCCCATGCCGATCGTTGCTGTGCAACCACTGTTCGAGCCGGACACGCAGCCGGGTGCCCGTGTCTGGGCGACAACCTGGTCCGGCGACCTTCGAGCGGTGCGGATGTCCAACATCCCGTTCCTGATGTCGCAGACACTCGGGGTCGACGTGCAGGTGGATCACCGCAAAGGCGTCTTGTATGTCGGCGACCTCGAATCGGTAGAGCTGGACGGAGGTTTGCGCGGCACCATCGACAACCTACGCACCGAAGACGAATGGGATCGCAACTGGGCCGATGGCGGACCAACCAAGCACCGGCTGAACCTGCCGGTGGCTCAGCACGTCGTACGTGAGGTGAGCACGTTGCGCGCCGGCATGGGATCCATTCCGATCACCAGGTTGCCGTTTCTGGTCCGCAAAGGTGTCGACCCGCGCGACTACTTCGGCACGGAGCAGCGAATGGCAGCAGCGTTGAACGCGGCCGGATTCGTCGCTATCACTGGCTGGCCAGGCAGCGGCGGTCGCCCCGGTGACCGGCATGCGCTTGGCCTGACCATCTATTACGCACCCAGCCAGACGGCAGTGCCGACCACGCTGACATTGCTGAGCAGCACCAAGCCGGGTGCTCTGCAGCCCATGTCAGGCAGCAACGCCGAGGCGTGGGTCGCCGCGGGCATCGTCAACACCGCGTTCACGGCAGCCAAACTCGCCCGACCCGAACTGATCGACGCGACATGCCTGACAACACCTCGCGCGGCTAAGAACCAGTTGTGGGAGATCTCCCTTCGTCTGCACGACGGGGTGACGATGGCCGACGTACGCGCGAAGGCGTCGGTGATGCGCGCGTCCCTGGGTGTCCCGTGGCTGCGGGTGGAGTCGATCCCGGACGGAGTGCGGTTGTTCGCCGGCGGCGAGCCAGACCCGGCGTTCCTGGTCAACCCCGGACGAGATGTGCTGCGCTTGACCAACCTCGACTGGTCGCAAGCATTCGCCGACGCCAACCTTGTCACCGTCGACGGTTCCGTCCCGACCGTCACCAGCGTCGGAGCCCTCGAACACAACGACGCGGTGCAGCGTCTGGTGATCTCCCTGCCGTCAGGATTGTCGGCGGAGCGATTCAAGGGTGCGCTGGCCAAACTGGCCACCAGCACCAACAACGCCTTCTGCCAGGCTTACCCGTCCCGACATGGTGCCAGCTTCATCGAGTTGCTCGTCAGTCGCACGCACCCGTTGCCGGAGCGAGTCGCCTTCGACTTCGACGCCGTCGACGCCGCTCAGCGCGACGCCGTGCCGTTCGCCACCGGCATCACAGGCGAACCCGTTGAGCACCGGTTCATCTCAGACCCTTATGCACTGGTAAGTGGGGGCGCCGGTAGTGGGAAATCGGTGACCGCCCAGGGGATCCTGTACGGGTGCGCTGTGCAGGGCATGAAGATCGTCGTGATCGACATCCAGAAGGCCGCGATCGACTTCGCGTTCCTAGCCGACCACGCCATCGCCGTCGCCACCACTGCGCACGTTGCAGCAGCCGCCATGAAGGCGGTGTACGACGAGGGTCAGCAGCGCAAGAAACTGTTGACGCAGATGCGCGTCGGTAACTTCATGGACATTCCCGAAGACCAACGTCCGCCGCGAATTGTGGTGTTCTTCGACGAGTTCACCTCCGCCATGGGCCGGGAGGTTTTGCCGGACGCCGGCAACGACCCTGAACTCCAGAAGGTTCGAGCGGAAGTCGAAGCGGACAACAAGGCCCGCGCCACTATCGGGCAGTACACCGGAAAAGTCGTGCGCGAGTTGCGCGCGGTGGGAATCAACCTGATCCTGGCGACCCAGAAGCTAGACAAGACGGTCCTGGACAAAGTGCCCGGCGGGGCTGACCTGAAAGACAACATGGGCCGTTCGATCTTCGGCAACGCCAGCCAGGGCGCGAAGATGTCGGCGCTTCGCAACCCGTTCGACGCACCGAGCCTGGGCGACTTCATCCCCAAAGGCCGCGGCTTGTGGGAGCCGTTGACGTCTCCTGTGGCAGAGCCGATCCAGTGTTGGTTCGCCCCGCAAGGTACCGACACCGACGTTGCCGCCCCAGGCACGTTCAAGTTCGAGCTCGACGCGCGCGTGCCGAAACTGGACCCGTCTGCGCGACTGGACCTGGAACCGTTCATGCCGAAGAAGGAAGTGCTGCCGGGTCAGATCATTGGTGACCTGCCGCCGTCGTTGCGCGGCGGCGATGACGAGCCTAGCTACGACACGGAGGAGGTCATCGAGGTGGAATCGTTCGATCTCGACCTGGATTTGGACGACCTCGATTCGGGCGATTTCGACGACGCGGACCGCACCGCTCAGCGCGCAGTGGATCCCGAGATGGACCGCTGCGACGCAGATGGCCCAGTCTCGCCGGCGTTGTCCGGCACAGAATCAGATCCGCCCGAATCGAGTTCGGACCAACGAACGGAGGACCCCCCGCCCGAACTCGACATGACGTTCTTGGAGGACTTCCTCGCCGATCTTGCATCCGGGGAATCAGACGATGAGCCGGTACTGGACACCGACCCGTTCGCTGGTGATGAGTTCGCCGAACCGGAATCTCCCATCCCCGAGTCCGCTTCTGGCGACCGGCCCGGTTGGCCGAAGTGGACTCCCCCGCCGAAGGTGACCACCGACGACTGGTGA
- a CDS encoding NYN domain-containing protein, whose product MDTITPRHTRVFVDGGWLLLAAAAALTRAPSVSREDIQLDPPRMAAALAQKAVAVSGRPVSRIHWYDGARQDKEPTPEHRALAATAGVDLTLGALRRHDGVWQQKRVDGLIQRDMTHLARTGQTLDFVLVSGDEDLAVAAEEVRALGGTVHALGVTETGRWAMSPYFASSCNDVHLLTSRDLAGSLWVRGARLTSLANSGIARVLAAS is encoded by the coding sequence ATGGATACCATCACGCCCCGACACACTCGGGTGTTCGTTGACGGCGGCTGGCTGCTACTGGCCGCCGCTGCCGCCTTGACGCGCGCCCCGAGCGTATCTCGAGAAGACATCCAGTTGGACCCGCCGCGAATGGCTGCCGCCTTGGCGCAGAAGGCTGTGGCGGTCTCTGGTCGCCCTGTGTCGCGGATCCATTGGTACGACGGGGCACGACAGGACAAGGAACCGACACCCGAGCACCGAGCACTGGCGGCGACCGCCGGGGTGGACCTGACGTTAGGTGCACTGCGGCGTCACGACGGCGTCTGGCAGCAGAAGCGCGTGGATGGCTTGATTCAACGGGACATGACGCATCTGGCCCGCACCGGCCAGACCCTTGACTTCGTCCTGGTATCCGGTGACGAAGACTTGGCCGTGGCCGCCGAGGAGGTCCGTGCCCTGGGCGGAACTGTTCACGCGCTCGGCGTCACCGAGACGGGTCGCTGGGCGATGTCGCCGTACTTCGCTTCCTCGTGCAACGACGTTCATCTGCTGACCTCACGCGACCTTGCCGGGTCGCTGTGGGTGCGCGGGGCGCGCCTCACGTCACTGGCCAACTCCGGCATCGCCCGCGTTCTCGCAGCGAGCTGA
- a CDS encoding WhiB family transcriptional regulator, whose product MVEPIDPWYGLGKWIALASEHPLVVPAGTQLPCTGVDPEFFYEQRHWLIARRTCEECPIREHCLQVAVARDEDGVWGGMTKKQRQRWAAQQGLLVSELRTPKHSSAS is encoded by the coding sequence GTGGTCGAACCCATCGACCCCTGGTACGGGCTCGGCAAATGGATCGCCCTGGCTTCCGAACACCCCCTGGTCGTCCCTGCGGGCACTCAACTGCCCTGCACCGGTGTGGATCCGGAGTTCTTCTACGAACAACGGCACTGGCTGATAGCCCGTCGCACATGCGAAGAGTGCCCGATCCGGGAGCACTGCCTACAGGTCGCGGTTGCCCGCGACGAGGACGGCGTCTGGGGCGGCATGACCAAGAAACAACGACAGCGGTGGGCCGCTCAGCAAGGACTCCTCGTGTCCGAGCTTCGTACCCCCAAACACTCCTCCGCTAGCTGA
- a CDS encoding peptidoglycan-binding protein, whose translation MNFTKNPPATGRHRAVGSVATKQRVGRGAVAVLGLTGIVMGVAAGAAPSAHASTAALTSASCTVVTIYKGSTGALVKTLQSRLRGLTADGVFGNLTLAKVKAFQKSHGLTVDGVVGPKTWTALGGFPGCTGGGSSTTVVTKQVVSGIDFLSVRTGPGTGYTRVAKLSPGTKVTGIINNGWLKITSGSYAGKYVSAAYLIDVPKVDPNPPVSTVKGWIATTGGITASVRSGPGFDYGVVAHKSSGAAVSGTQVSTDWVKISGGYINRGEIETTSATLTKVNAQIPTSQLCAVNKAYNSPNSFDPGYTVNTTRYINCSAGRALDSLQAAYKAKFGHYANIDLAYRDWAEQQYWYNKLGPAQANKPGTSNHGMGLAVDFQEWHGHTTEFDWGGVGSNWLRANGGKYGFTQPYAYGTTGESYHFNFTG comes from the coding sequence TTGAATTTCACCAAGAACCCTCCAGCCACCGGGCGTCATCGCGCCGTCGGGTCGGTCGCCACGAAGCAACGAGTGGGCCGCGGCGCTGTCGCAGTGCTGGGTCTGACCGGCATCGTGATGGGCGTTGCCGCCGGTGCAGCTCCCAGCGCGCATGCCTCCACGGCAGCGTTGACCAGTGCCTCGTGCACCGTGGTGACGATCTACAAGGGCTCGACGGGCGCGCTGGTCAAGACACTGCAGTCGCGGCTGAGGGGACTGACCGCCGACGGCGTGTTCGGCAACCTCACGCTGGCGAAGGTCAAGGCTTTCCAGAAGTCCCACGGGCTGACCGTCGACGGTGTCGTCGGACCCAAGACCTGGACGGCGCTGGGCGGGTTCCCGGGATGCACCGGCGGCGGCTCCAGCACGACGGTGGTCACCAAGCAGGTCGTGTCGGGGATCGACTTCTTGTCGGTGCGCACTGGCCCCGGAACGGGGTACACCCGGGTGGCGAAGCTGTCGCCGGGAACGAAGGTGACGGGCATCATCAACAACGGCTGGCTCAAGATCACCAGCGGTAGCTACGCCGGCAAGTACGTCTCGGCGGCGTACCTGATCGACGTGCCCAAGGTCGACCCGAACCCGCCGGTCAGCACCGTGAAGGGGTGGATCGCCACCACCGGTGGCATCACCGCCAGCGTCCGTTCCGGGCCAGGGTTCGATTATGGCGTGGTGGCGCACAAGTCTTCTGGCGCAGCGGTCTCCGGCACGCAGGTCAGCACCGACTGGGTGAAGATCAGTGGTGGCTACATCAACCGCGGCGAGATCGAGACCACCTCGGCGACCCTGACCAAGGTGAACGCGCAGATCCCGACGTCGCAGTTGTGCGCGGTGAACAAGGCGTACAACTCGCCGAACTCGTTCGACCCCGGTTACACGGTGAACACCACGCGGTACATCAACTGCTCGGCGGGCCGCGCACTGGACTCGTTGCAGGCGGCGTACAAGGCCAAGTTCGGGCACTACGCCAACATCGACCTGGCCTACCGGGACTGGGCCGAGCAGCAGTATTGGTACAACAAGCTCGGCCCGGCGCAGGCGAACAAGCCCGGTACCTCCAACCACGGCATGGGCCTGGCGGTCGACTTCCAGGAGTGGCACGGCCACACCACCGAGTTCGACTGGGGCGGTGTGGGTTCCAACTGGTTGCGGGCCAACGGCGGCAAGTACGGGTTCACCCAGCCGTACGCCTACGGCACCACCGGTGAGTCCTACCACTTCAACTTCACCGGCTGA
- a CDS encoding M15 family metallopeptidase produces MSHNLVRLLAGTGAAVALGATLVAAPSASAATSTLSCSVVATKSGDSGVLVSAIQSRLRVSVDGVFGPRTKAAVVAFQKSHRLVADGIVGPLTWSALGGFPCSAVGTSVAASVSSITPALATRMKTSYRAGCPVPLSGLRYVKVPYWGYDQRYHVGELVVNASIASATVTAFNTLARNHFPIQQMRLVDDFGGNDDNSVKANNTSAYNCRKITNGTGWSMHAYGKAIDINPWVNPYVYQGHPQYGVSTYVPRTPGKGKILCGDATYKAFTAGGFSWGGDWKAGVLDYQHFEHR; encoded by the coding sequence TTGTCTCACAACCTTGTTCGGCTTCTCGCCGGCACCGGTGCCGCAGTCGCGCTTGGCGCGACCCTCGTGGCCGCTCCGTCGGCCTCGGCTGCCACCAGCACGTTGTCCTGTTCGGTGGTCGCTACCAAGTCCGGCGACAGCGGTGTCCTGGTGTCCGCGATCCAGTCTCGGCTGCGGGTCAGCGTCGACGGTGTGTTCGGACCTCGAACCAAAGCCGCAGTCGTGGCGTTCCAGAAGTCGCACCGTCTCGTGGCCGATGGCATCGTCGGCCCGCTCACCTGGTCAGCGCTCGGCGGCTTCCCGTGCTCGGCGGTGGGAACCTCTGTCGCTGCGAGTGTTTCGAGCATCACCCCGGCTCTCGCGACACGGATGAAGACGTCCTACCGGGCTGGCTGTCCGGTGCCACTGAGCGGTCTGCGCTACGTGAAGGTGCCGTATTGGGGGTACGACCAGCGCTACCACGTTGGAGAACTGGTGGTGAACGCCAGTATCGCCTCGGCCACGGTCACCGCGTTCAACACGCTGGCCCGTAATCACTTCCCGATCCAGCAGATGCGCCTAGTCGACGACTTCGGCGGCAACGACGACAACTCGGTGAAAGCCAACAACACCTCGGCCTACAACTGCCGCAAGATCACCAACGGCACCGGCTGGTCGATGCACGCCTACGGCAAGGCGATCGACATCAACCCGTGGGTGAATCCGTACGTGTACCAAGGACATCCGCAGTACGGCGTCAGCACCTACGTCCCGCGGACACCGGGCAAGGGCAAGATCCTGTGCGGCGACGCAACGTACAAGGCATTCACGGCGGGTGGCTTCAGTTGGGGCGGCGACTGGAAGGCCGGGGTGTTGGACTACCAGCATTTCGAGCACCGGTAG